One Cucumis melo cultivar AY chromosome 8, USDA_Cmelo_AY_1.0, whole genome shotgun sequence genomic window, TGTGCAAACTGAAAAACACAAAATCCTCATTCAAAGTGTCTCTCCATAGCTAATATACATGAAAGTACCTTACTACATCTGATAACCAAAAGGGAAGGGAAGAAGGAACAATACGATATCCAAACAAGGCACAggctatcacccccaaaaaaagatatataatgGTTGTCGAAGCATGAATTTGATGCGCTCAATGtacaaaaaggaaagaaagaaagaaagaaagaacaaactCAATACATAAATCTGGTGACGACTTAATATCTGTGCAACCAATATCGTCATTTGTTTTTCTGAGTGGATTTAGTTGTAGGATATGTTCCAAATGCTCTGTCCCATAATGGAGAAGTGATTCCAAATCCCTCACTTTGATCTCTGAAGTGATGGTTCAAGTGATATCTCTGTTTAACACAACATAACAATCATAAGAAATATTTCCTTACTCAATTCTCCAAGAACAAACACAGTCTTATTATTCCTTCAACTTTACCTTCAAATTTTGAGATAACCCTGGGGATGGCTTTCCATGATGCAAGTAATAATGAGTTACGTCGTACATTACATATCCCAGCAACCCACCTCCAAACAAAGCAGGAGCTACAGCTGGAGTCGATGTAAGTCTAATCACGATCCACAACTGATAGACACAAATCACAAAGAAGGCTCCATAAGAAAGAAGACAAGAAACCACATCATTCCTTGAGTTATTGACATTAGCCTGAAACTTGATTGGCTACTTAGATTGCATACAAAAATACATAGATTATTTTATTCGACCTTTTTTTTAGGAGTAACATTTATGATTGCCAACGCATTCCATCTTTCAAAATCAATAAATCTATCTGTGTTGAACTTGTGAAGTGTTGAGGTCAATGGTCAATCATTATGCAATTAAAATCCTTAAGGTTTCTCTTTTAAAACCATATGGCAATTCAGTTCACTCAAGCTGATTGGATATAAAACCAAAGTTTTGGGGGGTTCCATGAAACAGTGCATAGCATTAATTCATAGCATGAGGGAATGTAAACTGCAACAAAAAGAATTTCctcaaataaaatataacaGTAAGCACATGATAATCATGCAAATTTGCGGAGGATAATCACAGAGGTAAGCGTTTTTCGAACTTACCGGCACACTCAAAATAGTTGTTGCAGCAGGTGGGAAGACGAGTCTGAGTCCATCCATTGGATGCTTGTGATGACAACCATGAAGTAGATAGTGCAGAGTGTTTGCCCTGAAATAGGTTGTGATATCATCAGCGTCCTTGAATTTACCATTTATCTGTGTgtgtagagagagagagagatgagagagTACCAGTAGCTTCTTGTTTCCATGTGGAAAAGAAAGCGGTGCAATGTGTACTCAAGCAAGGTCCAGATGAAAATCCCACCAGCCAAACATGAAGCTGCATCAGAGGGAGTAAGGCCCCTCGATAATGACACAGAAACCAACCATGAAATCACTGGCAGCCAAACAAGTGGAATTACCCACCATACTGTTCGGGTCAACATCTGTTATTACAAAGAAATTAAAGCCAAGCCTCTCATTAGTCATTTCAGAAAAGTTATATATCAACTATCACATCAATGTATGAATAGTAACTTTATTTGATGACATCTCCATGATAGTAAGCACAGGATACGATAAGTTATTTGTCCCAAGGGAAACGATATAAGAGATTGATCTCCAAATAGAGATGTTGCTATAGATTATTATCTGAATGGTTTAGTATACCCTTCTTCATTGATATTTAAAATTGTgagcaaaattttaaaaatcactGCACCACATTATTAACGAGCAAATAATTAGACGAAAATTGCTGGTGTGACCACCAAGAGAGTTTATTAAACCTATGACAAACAATATTGTGTTTATCTTCATGCTTAAGGTTGTGTAACaggatataattattataaaggGTCGAATAAAACCTCCAGAAAATCATTTCCAAAGAATCGAGGGCCCTCCTTGCTAATTATAGGCTGGTGAACCCATTCATTGTAAGCTTCTCCAAGATGACCAACCTGTAAAAAATATTCATTACTTAAGAAACATTTAAATAAAACTAAATGGCAGAGAAGATTATAATTCAACTACGAAGAGTACAGCCAAGCAACTTAGCATAGATTAAACGTAATCAAGACAGGAATGTACACCTATACTTCTTGACCCTCGCAAACATAAAGGTTgggagattttttttaaaaggattACAACTTTAAGGGCCAAGATTACAGCGACTTATTTGCATTTGAAACCTCAGTTCCTTTGATGTTTACGATATCAACTTTACAGGACATAACAGAAAATGTATCAAGTTGAAAAGGAGAAGGCTAACCTGAAAAACGAGAGGCTTGTTTAAATCTACAGTAAAAGGCTTTGAAGCCATCTTCGAACCTTCTTGCTGAGGGGCTTCGAAATTAATCTTTTGCAGACAAGACGATGAAACATCAGAAAGTTAGCCAACAGTAAGAAAATAAACATCACATAATGGAACAGTTAAAATGGGACAATTCAAATGACTTTCAACTGCTTAAACATTTTGCCTCCTCTTTCTTTATCCCTTGATGCAAGAAGTTATAATTTTATTCAGCACAGATAGAAATGCATTTGGGCAGACAAACAAGTTTACGACAACGTATACAAAATTGAATACGCAAATACCCACAAGTTTAAgagaaatatttgttttttgtCACCTATTCTAAAAAGCGAAATGTTTAAAACTAGTCTCCGAAATCATTATTCCGCAATTGACTAAACTTAACAAACTAAAGAATGATGTGACTTTGCATATGTTGGTAATCTTATGTGTTGTGACAAGTTAAGTGAATTGAGCAAAAAGAGGCTTATATGACTAAAAGGCATAATTATATATTTCTTAAACTTGATGCTCGAGGCAAAGCCATCACCATTTAACTAAATTAGAATGATTAGATTTTCGTGAATTGGCAGATCAATTCAAATCATTTCTCAAATCCAAAAAGACTAAAATCTCTTTTTCTAATTATAAACTATTACTAAAACTAAAGGACTAAGCTGTAGTTTTCCTAAGCATAATCTGAAAATATACCCCCCATTGGATTTGAGGACCCAAAATAGCAAAGAAAGAAGTAGAACACAAAAACGCAGGAAGAATTCACCGTTGAACctaaagaacttaaatcaacaGATTTAAGAAAGAACGATAGAGAATACCCAGAAGAGGATTAGCCAATAAAGAAGAAATCAAGACAATGGCATGCATCCCAATTAGCACGACATCACACAATGAACTAGAGTGAGGAACGGAATCTTGTGACACACGAAGTTGAAGGACAATACCCAGATgagaaattaaataaagaaatcGAGATATTAAAAATTCCACCCTCACTGACTCGatttaagaaaaagagaagaaatttgAAGGTATGTAAGAAGATTCTCCCGAATACCAACCTTTTCAGCACAATGCAGAGGAGATGGAGAAACCCAAGAAAGGATTTCGAGGAAGATGGATTTGGGCTTTTCCGAGAACGTCCTCCTCCAGCCGTACCACGAGATCTGAAGGAATGTTAAGATCTATATGTAAGAGAAACCCGTGAAAGAACggaaagaaacaaagaaagcCAAAGATTGGAGAAGAAGAGTGGAGGGTTTTATGTTGAAATTGGGAGGCTCAAAAGCACCCACTCTATTGGAATCGAAATCCTAGCTTGGCCTCACAAATCCACACTGTCCAGCATTTTCCCAATTTCCCCCTTTCGTTTAGGACTTAAACAAATATATGGTCTTcattcttgttttttcttttttttagtaaaaactTGTACTTTTAAACCCTCTAAGTCAAATTAAAAGTTTCACATCAAAATTTGGAGTCTAAATCCATGAAATTGAGATGACTTTCCTCCAAAATGTTTTTTATCCCttgtattttttattcttgATTCGAGTTTATTGtttgaatttcttacttttgtTTATACTATAAAAACAATATCTTTCGAtatctttttctaaaattatcGTAAACTTgcaaaaaaaagattttttttttcccttaggTCCCAAATTCCAGCCcaacactatatatatatatatatatatatatataaactcaaGTTTGATTATTTGCGTATAATAGGAAATTTGAAAGAAGAAAGGGATGTGGGGGTGATGATGTTAAACATGTCCATCAAATCATTATGGTCTTGCGGTGGTGTGGTGAGGTGTAAGTTATGATTCCTCAATCACGTTTCAATTTTCTCATTctatttttaccatttttagtcactttttttgttcattaaaataattcaaattttttatttactacTCAAATCCATTTATATTTCCTTTGACTTTCACATATGTTGCGTAGAAATTCAAAATTCCAATGttattatattattagaaaCAAAAGgcaaacgaaaaaaaaaaaaaacaaaaaaaggtgGTGGTTTTATTATTGATTTGATATGCAATGATGTAAAGGCAAATTCATGTGTATTAATACGTTGTTGAAAAAGATAGTTATGTTAAGTGTTCGTTttaggaaaataaaaataagaaattcagaccaacaaaagagaaataaaaataaattagaaaacgAGTTTGACGGTGGTCAAAGGAATGATGTCTGCATAGATGTCTAAGTCACCAACAACATCAAATTGGCGTACAAACAAACAAATCAAATTTCATTTTCATCCAATTCTCAAACATCTTATCCCATTTTGTCCTATATCATATTTCCTTTTCTAGTAATCAATCCATTGTCCtctaatatttaaattaaacgaCTTACtatgtttataaaaaaaaaaattttaatcgAAGAAATAATAATCGCGAGAGGAAAATGATATTATAGCAACGAGGAATTAACAAATTTAAGTGTATGAAACTAgggtaaatataattatatcaatGCTATAAATACAAATGTCCATCTTAAGTTCAAGTATacaatattaatttaaaaatagatcAATAAGATAAAGCTCttacataataataatgttatttttaATAGGTTTTTCATCGTAGCAATTAATATACGAAACTTAATCAATCTCTTTTTTCTCTATTCATTTTTGTTTCGAGTAAATTTTTAGAGCTAGCTAAGgaataaaatcaatattttaGTTCTTCTCTTATATACAATATTAAGATAAGTAGCTCCACCACAAAATTAGGATTTCAACTTAAAATTAAGCAAACAAAACTGTGAAAGAAAAAGACATATCAATTCAAAGTAGGAATTTAAACCACATAATTCATATTCTTTATATGTACTATTAATTTAAAACCAACAAGACCACAGAGAAAGAAAGGGTTAGAATGGACAAAGATTGTACTATGAAGTGTCTAAGTATGATTAATTAATGAATAAATTTAGATTTCCAATGCATAATCAAAAGAGATTACAGAGATGGTTGgtatataaaataaaacacaacaataaataatattattatacaaataattcataaacaaaaacatatattaaattttattgtGTCTCCACATACACCAACAATCTCAACTCACTCCTACTGACCTATTTGTACCATCCAAATTCCCATAATCCCATAATTCATATTTTGTACATCACTCTTTCAAGAATCCTAAGAaaccctcctttttttttttttttttttttttttttattgctaTAAAGTTCAATTTATCATATTTAACAACATATAATAGAATGTTTtatcaacaaaaagaaaatggagtTGAAAACACAAACCACCCAAGTTTTTGTATTGTTGAATATAATTTATGTCTCAAAAATTTTCAGATAATTAGTAAACCAATATACACCTTCATCACCATCATCACCATCATCAGATTTTGGAAGGGAAAAAGGGAAATTGATAATTCTAACTTACTGGACTACACTTTACTCAAATCTCCATTTGTGAGTCAGAATTTTGATGAATTTGAACATGAAACACCCTGAAACTGTTAGAACAAATGCCAGAAATCTTCCCCCACACAGCCCCAAAAGAATTGTTACGATCACAATGTCACACTCAAAACTCttcttcccttcttcttcttcttcttcatcatcgcCATCTTCTTTATCTTTCCCTTTCCTCGTCGTTGATGGTCCtatgtcttcttcttcttcttcccaaacctcttcatcttcttcctcgcCACTCGATTCTGTTTCCTGTTCGTTTTCGTTGATCGTGATTCCCATTTCTTGTTTCAttatcttcttctccttcttgcTCCTTTTCACTCTCTTCCCACTTCGTAGTTTCTTCGGtattaatttctttatgattttCGCTCTCAATTTTGCGCTTCTACTTATCTCATTCTTCCCCACCTGTAAATTCCCCTGTTCCTCCTTCTCCACTTCCAAATCAGAACAACCCACAAATCCCTTTTCCCGATTTCCTAGTGATTCACGTTCCAAACACAATCCTTCATCTTCGGAATACGATTCCACGATTTGGATTGCGTTATTCAAACCAGAGTTAGTCGCCACCGCGtcctcttcttctcctcctcctcctacACCACGATAATTCAACCCAACTCCGCAACTTTTTACGGTTGTCGGGACGAACCAATTCCGGATCAAAGAGCGATTCAATAAATTACAAACAGCGAATTTCCCAAAAATCTCGAGAAGAAACAAAAGGAAAGCAGAGATAGTAATTCCGAGAACGAGTTTTTGGGTACTCAAAACCGGAATCACCACAAGAAGCATCTTCACCGCCGCAACAAACACCATAGACATGGAATTCAAACAGACACCATCCGCATCCGCATCCGCATTACTACAAAAATTCGGTCGGGCAGAGACGACATTGAGTTGAACATCCGCCGGGATGGGGCGGTGTTGGAGACCATCGACTTTGCGTCCGGCGGTGGAGCAAGAAGCGGTAACGACGACATCCTCGTGTTCAGGAAGGCGAGGGGAATTATCAGGGCTGAGAGAAGGAGTGGGAGGAGGGGCAAGGGATTCAGAGACATGGGTGGAGTGTTGTTTGTGCTTAGGTTTCCTGAGGGAGTGTCTCTTGATTCGGTCACGATTCTTGACGAAAAGATCAACGACGGAAGTGGGGAAGCCGGTTTCGACGACGAGAGAGGTGGCGCGTGATGGGGGTTGAAGATCAGCGACGATTCGAGAAATTCGATTGGGTTTGGTCTTCTTCCATGGAAGAGGCATGGTTATTGGTGGGGTAAAGgagggaggggggggggggagtcTGTTAGTTagaagaaaggaaagagagaaaTGGGAAGGAGTGAGGGGGGGAAGAAGAAAGGTTTAGAGAGAATGAgttataatgaaaaaaaaagaaagaattaatgATGAGTTGGAGTTGGGAGTGAGAAAATGGAGGGGACAACGCGTGAgacttaaaataaaattaaataaaataaaaaaagacagCCCCcaatcaatttatttatttattgttattttaattttgttattaaattcttcttcttcttcttctttttacattctctccttttatttttagtttctcTTTTCTGTTTAggataataaaataaacaactcattattattattattacgtAACAAATGAAACAGAAACAAacgttttttctttaattttcttatttaaaattaaaggaaaggaactgtcttctttttttttttactttatttagATAATTCTAAATGATACCGTTCGTGTTAATAATGAATTTTGATTGTCATAAACTATATTTTCAAGCTTTAAGATTTTAAATACAACTCAACTTTCATGCTATATATAATTTAACAGGTTAATAAAAACTGACTTTTGAAAATAGTTAACCCAACGGAGAAGAAAGGctaaaaataatgaaattgaaaacgtaattttaaaatattaaattaattagtttgaaattaagtaacttttttttttttttttttttttttttagaaaagaatgGCGTTTTTCTttaatgatatattattttgtgtaatttattattattgttatatatttCTACAATGGTAAAATTAACTAAAGAAGAAAACAGTCGTTGTTTCTTTATTGTTTGGTTTGAGGTGAGTTATacgaaattaaattaatttatgtgtttatacacatatattaattgcatatggaaagaaaaataCACAAAGTAATGATTAGGAGTGTAGTAAAtgatgtttttgaaaaaagaaaagaaaagaaaagaaaaaagtgtagTAGTCAGTAGATGATGAAAATAAGGATGAATGGATTGgtttattaatattttcaagGGAGGAATTAATTAGGGAAGGAAACTAAGCGGTGACCAACCCCATTCCATTAAATCCCAATATCTATTCAATTTAAACCCAATCACCATATTCTCCACTcaaattaattcattaatttaATTCAAGGCTTCACCcataatttttagttttaacaATTTTTTGTGTTCATATGATTGGATGTAAAGTTTGTAAACAGATTCACTTTAAATCAAAAGCATCTCATTTATATTTAGCTTAATAAAGTTTTTAACCATTTTTTCCCCGTTTTCTTGTTTAGTCAACTACTCAAAATCTCccttttcaaatttaattttcttaattttgatGTCTTTTTAGTTAAAGGTCAAAttttggaagtattgatcctcTGTGGAGTATGCTTTTATCGAATAAATTCTAATATATGTTCTTTGGTTAGTAGCCTGAGATGTCACATCTATCGAATGAAAATAAGAGATTCAATTTGACCATATTCGACAATCTCAAGATAATAAGACGATAGATGGCTTAATTTGTTTTTACCAATTTTTTATAGATATAAAAATAGAGAGGGAATAATCCCCTATTTATAATATCCACACACATCAAAATTATGAATTATACCCATTAATTCACTTTTTTCATATAGGATGCCAATcctacactttttttttttt contains:
- the LOC103484300 gene encoding dihydroceramide fatty acyl 2-hydroxylase FAH2-like, yielding MASKPFTVDLNKPLVFQVGHLGEAYNEWVHQPIISKEGPRFFGNDFLEMLTRTVWWVIPLVWLPVISWLVSVSLSRGLTPSDAASCLAGGIFIWTLLEYTLHRFLFHMETRSYWANTLHYLLHGCHHKHPMDGLRLVFPPAATTILSVPLWIVIRLTSTPAVAPALFGGGLLGYVMYDVTHYYLHHGKPSPGLSQNLKRYHLNHHFRDQSEGFGITSPLWDRAFGTYPTTKSTQKNK
- the LOC103484301 gene encoding uncharacterized protein LOC103484301; translation: MPLPWKKTKPNRISRIVADLQPPSRATSLVVETGFPTSVVDLFVKNRDRIKRHSLRKPKHKQHSTHVSESLAPPPTPSLSPDNSPRLPEHEDVVVTASCSTAGRKVDGLQHRPIPADVQLNVVSARPNFCSNADADADGVCLNSMSMVFVAAVKMLLVVIPVLSTQKLVLGITISAFLLFLLEIFGKFAVCNLLNRSLIRNWFVPTTVKSCGVGLNYRGVGGGGEEEDAVATNSGLNNAIQIVESYSEDEGLCLERESLGNREKGFVGCSDLEVEKEEQGNLQVGKNEISRSAKLRAKIIKKLIPKKLRSGKRVKRSKKEKKIMKQEMGITINENEQETESSGEEEDEEVWEEEEEDIGPSTTRKGKDKEDGDDEEEEEEGKKSFECDIVIVTILLGLCGGRFLAFVLTVSGCFMFKFIKILTHKWRFE